GCCTGGATGATCAGCTCGCGCTGGTGGTGACAACGGACTTCTTCCCACCAGTGGTCGATGATCCGTATGACTATGGGGCGATCGCCGCCGCGAACGCCATGAGCGATGTGTTCGCCATGGGCGGACGGGTGCTGTTTGCGTTGAACATCGCGGCTTTCCCTGCCAGCCTGCCGGCGGAAGTTCTGAGCGAGATCATGCGCGGTGGGGCGGAAAAGGTGCGGGAGGCCGGCGCCGCGATCGCCGGAGGGCACACGATCAAGGATGACGAACCCAAATATGGGCTGGTGGTCATCGGGTTGGTTGATCCTGGCCGTGTGCGCAGTAAGGCGGGTGCTCAGCCGGGCGATGCGCTGGTGCTCAGTAAGCCGCTTGGCGCAGGGGTGGTCACCACCGCGCTCAAGAAGGGCAAAGCCGAGCCGGATCACGTTGCTGCGGCGGTCGCCAGCATGACCCGGCTGAACCGTGCCGCGGCGGAGGCAGCCAATCGTGCCGACGCGCACGCTGTCACTGACATCACCGGCTACGGGCTGCTGGGCCACTGCCATGAGCTGGCGGAGTTGAGCAGGGTTGACCTGGAGATCGATCTGAGAATGATTCGCTGGCTACCGGGAGCCGAAGAATACGCAGCAGCCTGGATCTTCCCCGGCGGTATGGCTGACAATCGCCTGTATTATGAGCAGTGGGTGGACTTTGATCCGGGTATCCCTGAAGAGAAGCGCGCCCTGCTTTTTGACCCGGAAACTTCCGGTGGATTGCTGATCGCTGTTGCTCCGGAGCGGGTCGATGCGCTGATGCGCGATCTGGTAGCGGCCGGTGATGTGCCGCAGCGCATCGGTCAGGCAGTTGCCGGGACTGGGCGTCTGCGCGTCCGCGCCAGCTGATCGGGGTGCATTCCAAATTTGGGGCAGGATCAAGCCGCCACAGCCCAGAGGTCATCGAAGTCATGGCTTAAGCCAAACCAAACGCAGCACGAATATCTGCTCAACACGGGGGGATCAGGGCATTCTCGGAACCAGCCGGGCGAGTATTGTTTCCAATTGCCCATCCCTCCTCAGTGTTCCGCCAGCTTCTCGTTTTTTTGCCCCCAATCTGGAATGCACCCGCTGATCGGCTGTCTTTTGCGCCAGATGGATTTGCTCGTACAATGGCGGATAGCGTAAGCTGCTGCGCCGGTCAGGATTTCCCGCCTGGCAGCGGAAGGCAGGTGAACGCCCGCCTATCCGGGAGAGGGAGTGGCGGGCAGATGGCGGCGGCGGGGTATGACGGGCGAGGCCGGGAGGTGGCAGGTCGTGCTGCAGGGCAAGGGCATCTTCATCTGGCAGGTGCAGAAGTGTGACCAGGGCGATCCACAGCGTCTGGTCGCGCTGGCCCGCGCCGCGCAGATCAGCCATGTGATTTTCAAGCTGTCAGAAGGTGCATACGACTTTCCGCAGCCAGCGCAGGACCCGGGAGGGCGGTATGAACTGCTGACCGATGGCGCCATCCGCGCTCTGCGGGGGGCCGGGATCGCTGTATGGGCGCTGGCGCATATCCAAGGACAGGATCCGGTCATGGAGGCGCACCGCGCTGCGGCGCGTGTGCTCAAGTGGCGGCTGGATGGGCTGGTCATTGGCCCGCAGAGCCAGTATGTCGGCCAGCATGAGCGCGCCCGCGAGTTCATGGCGACGATCCGGCACGACCTGGGCAGCGAGCGCCCGCTGGCCTTTAGTCTATTCCTGAACCCCGATACCCAGGATCCGCCGGGCTGGCCGCTTTCGCGCCGCTTTCCGATCGATGAATTTGTAGCCGGGTGCGATCTGATCATGCCTCAGGTGTACTGGATCGCGCGGGATGGCGGGGACCCGGCGGCGACTTTGCGGGAGAACTACGATCAGTATGCCCGCCGGTATCCCGGCAAGCCGTATATCCCGACTGGGGCTGCTTTCGGAGAGCAATACGGCACGTTGCAGTGGACGGCTACTCCGGCGCAAATCGGGATGTTCCTGAACCAGGCGCGTGCACTGGGCTTGCCTGCAGCTAACTTCTGGAGCTGGCAACATGCCCGCAATGATGCTGGTAATCCCCGTTATACGGCTACCCAGCTCTGGGACGCTATCGCTGCTTACCCCTGGCCGCTGGAAGGCCCGGAACCTCTTCCGGAGCCACCGGTCGAGGATGATCCGTTCACCGATCGGGTGGAGATCATCCCGCCGGGCGATCGGCGTTATCTGGACGGCATCTATGATCGTACCGGCGCGACGCGCTTCACTGTGATGAGCAGTGCGCACGGGCCGGTCAAGTACAGCGCCACCCAGCCGGCGCGCAGCACCCTGTGGGCGCAATGGGTGCCCGGCATCCGGCAGTCCGGGCGCTACGAGATCGCCGTCTGGGTCCCCGGCACGCACGCGACAACTCGTCGCGCCCGCTATCACATTCGTGGGGTGGCCGGTCACGATAGCACGGTGATTGTGGAACTGGATCAGAATCGCTATTACGACCGTTTTGTGCCGCTGGGTGTATTTGATCTGGACGCTTCCCGGCCCGACGCCGGGGCGGTGAATCTGACGAATCTGACCGGCGAGACCGGGCGCGAAGTGGCGTTCTCGCCGTTGCGCTGGAAATTGGTCGGCAATACCCCGGACGCCCCGCTGGCCGATGGCTACGATGCGCCGGTAGGCACGGCTGAGGAGCGGCGCGCTGAGCGCCTTTGGCCGGGTCGCTGGGTGGACGCGGTGGGGTTTGCCCGTCGGTACCGCGATGGCACCCGTACTACAGCCTATCACACCGGCGCCGACCTGAACCTGAATGTGCCGCGTTGGGATAGCGACCGGGGAGCGACTGTTTTTGCCATCGGCAGTGGCACGGTGGTCTTCGCCGGGCGGCTGGACATCTGGGGACAGGTGATCGTGATTCGCCACGATCCACGCGATCCGGATGGTAACCCGGTTTGGGCGCGTTACGCGCACGTCGATCGCGTCCAGGTACGGGCTGGCGATCGGGTTCGGCGCGGGCAACCCGTTGCCGTGATCGGTAAGCCTGAGCCTGAAGGTGCGCCATACCACCTGCACTTTGACATCTGCACGACCGGCATCTTGGAAGATGCGCCGGGGCATTGGCCGCGCCTGAATTACACCGAACTGATCACCCACTACGTGGATCCGCTGGCTTTCCTGCAGGCGAACAGGCCGCCTGAGTACTTACGTTGATCGAGGACGCGCCGGAAGCCTGCCAGCTTATCCGGCGCCCGTAATGCACACGATACCGGAGTAGCCTGTGGCTCATGAGCGATGGAGTGGGTTCCGATGACAACGCCTTACGACGGGAAGATCGGCATCTGGCACTGGAAAGGCAATTCAATCAACGAAAAGTCGATCCAGGAAGTTGCCAACACGTTCAAGGCCTATGCGCCGCACGTGACCCAGGTCTGGGTGAAAACCACCGATGGCTCGCAGTGGCAGGGCGTCTACGATACTGACCGCATGCTGGCGATTGATGGACCGGCCAGCGTCAAACGCTGGGCGCAGACACTGGAAGCCAACGGCCTGGAGTTCCATGCGTGGTGCGTGCCCAAGGGGCGCGACATCAACGCGGAAGCGGATCTGATCATTCAGACGTGCACCCAGCCCGGCGTGCGCTCGCTAATCCTGGATATTGAACCATATGCCGGATACTGGGAGGGCGGGCGGACGCTGATCCGGCCCTTCATGGCCCGCATCCGCAAGGCGCTGCCGGCCGATTTTCACATCGGCATGGCGGTTGACCCGCGTCCGCAGCACTTCAACAGCATCTTCCCGGATGAATGGTTCCCCTTCATTGATAGCGTCCACTTGATGGCGTACTGGGCTTCTTTCCAGCGGCCGGTAGACGAGGTAATCGATCAGGCATTTGCCACCTGGCGCAATTACGGGCGGCCCATCTACCCAATTCTGCAGGCAAACGCCGAAGTTGCCGATATGGAGCGCGCCCGCAAGCGGGCCATCGAAGCGCACGGGGCCAAGGGCGTCAGCTGGTGGCGGCTGGGGCTGATCGATAGCGCCGACTGGGCGGTGATCAATGTACCGATCAGTGCCCACAAACCGGGCGGCGAGGTTGGACGTTACGGGAAGAGCATCATCGTCACGACGGAATCGCCGCAATTCGCATTTGGAACCCATACCGGCCAGCCGCCGGAACAGGTCTTTACTGAGTTCCGTAATGCCAGAGGATGGAAGAGCTACTACAAGGCGACCGAGGCGCGGCGCAGTCAGGTCTGGGCGCGCTGGGACCCGCGCCTGACCGAGAGCGGCTGGTATGAGCTGGCGGCGTTTGTCCCGGCTAAACATGCCACTACGCTGCGCGCACGTTACAAGATCCATGGCGTCCGCGGGCGTAGTGGCGAGACCCTGGCGGTTGTGCCGCAGGATGTGCTGTTCAACCTGTGGACTCCGCTGGGCGTCTATTACTTCGATGTTGCCACGCCAACAGCCGGGGTGGTCTTCCTCAACGACCTCACCGGAGAGACTGGCCGCGAGATCGCCTTTGATGCCATCCGCTGGCGCAAAGTGGAAGGTATTACCCCCGCATCAACTTTCCTGGCGGATGGCTTCGACCCGCCGATCGGGGTTCCGGCGGAACGACTGGGAGCGGCTGTCTGGCCGGGCGACTGGTTTGATGCGACCGGGTTCGCGGCCCGTTACCGCGTGGGCACGCCGTATGAGGCGTATCACACCGGCGCTGACCTCAACCTCAACAAGCCCCAGTGGGATGCCGACGCGCACAGCCCGGTCTATGCGGCAGCGCACGGGGTTGTCACCCATGCCGCCCGCATTCCCGGCTGGGGCAATGTGATCATTATCCGCCACGATCCGCTGATCAAGGACGGGCGGGTGATCTATGCGCGGTACGCCCATGTGGAAAATGTGCGCGTTCAGGTCGGGCAGCGGGTGGCGCGGGGTGAGCAGATCGCCAGCGTGGGCAACGCGGAAGGCGCCTATCCCTATCATCTCCATTACGATCTCAGCCCGACCGGCATCCTGCAGACGCAACCCTGGCACTGGCCCAAGCTTGATCTGCAGAATCTATTGCTCAACTACGTGGATCCGCGCCAGTTCACGCTTGAGAACCGCCCGCCGGAGCCGTAGCGCATCCGGAGCGAAGCAGGCCGGACAACAGTACAGGGGCATCCCCGGTCAGGTGATGCCCCTGTGAGTTATACCTGCCGGTAGATCGAGAGCTTAGAACAGCCCCCAGTTAGCGATCGCGCCGTCTTCCATAAAGCTGGGGTCCCACATTTCGCGGCCCATCTCGATGGTGGTACGCACACCGAGGACCTTCTGGACAGTGTAGCGAACCTGCTCCAGTAGCTGGGGAGCATAGGGGCAGAAAGGCGTGGTGAGGATCATCACGACATGGGCACTGTCTGGCTGGATGTCCAGGCGGCGGATCAGACCCAGCTCGATGACGTTCATGCCGATCTCCGGATCGACGACAGCGCGCAGGGCCTCACGGACCTGTTCCTCTTTGTTTTCTGGTGTGTGGGGGGATTCACTCATCGCTCAGCTCCCTGTCTCCAGCGCTTCGCTGCGCATGGGCCTGGCATTCAGTTTGATGCTGAAGTTACACGATCGGTTGTCCTCTGGCAACCTGGCAGCGCGCTGCAGCGGTAGCTTAAGGGCTTCCCCGATGACCTGCTCGTCGGCACGGCATAGCTCCGGATGCTGCTGGCTGATGTCGCTGAACGGGCAACGGATGTGCAGGCAGGCTTCCTCCCCCTGCGCTTCGAAGGTGATGTCGATGGGGATGCCCTGGCGGCGCAGGTGTTCCTCCAGGCGCAGGAGCCGCAGATGCGGCGGCAGAGCGTCAGCCTCCGGTGGGACGGCCAGCGTCTGGCGGATCAGCCCTTCCAGCAGGCGTTGCAGGTCGGCCTCGGACTTCATGTGCTTGAGCACACTGAGCAGGTGGGCGGTCAGGGTGTGGTAGCGGTTGGGGAAACGACGCTCGCCCGCCTCTGTCAGCGAGTACCCGTGCTCCGGGCGGCCAACGCCATGCCGCAGGGGGGCACGCGCGATCAGGCCGTCGCCCAGCAAGGCATACAGATGATGGCGAACGGTTACCGGGGAAAGCCCCAGTTCCTGCGCCAGTTGCTGTATGGTTGCGCTTCCCCGCCGCCTGATGATTTCCAGAATAGCCTGTCGTGTCTCGCGCATGGTTGCCATTGAACCTGTTACCGATCGAACGCGCCCAAAGCATACCGCGAGCGAGGCGTAAAGTCAATAAAATTCACTTTTATCTGATTTATTGACACGACTGACCCGGCATGGTACACTACTGCCAACTTTTCGGTTGGGGTGTTGAGGAGGCATTGCCTGCATGGTTGCTGCACTGGAAATCCGGAACCTTCACGCGAGTGTGGAAGGAACGCCGATTCTGAAAGGCGTGAATCTGACGATCAAGCAGGGCGAAACTCATGCCCTGATGGGGCCGAATGGCTCTGGCAAGAGCACACTGGCGAACGTGCTGATGGGCAACCCGGCTTATACGGTTGATAGCGGCCAGGTCATTTTCGATGGTGTGGACCTGCTGGAGCTTGAGCCAGATGCTCGTAGCCGGCTGGGGCTATTCATGGCGTTTCAGTACCCGGTTGCCATCCCCGGTGTGACCCTGGCCAACTTCCTGCGTTCGGCGATCAACGCCCGGCGGCGCGATGTAGACCCGACGGATAAGGGCATCAGCATCCCTGAATTCCGGCGGTTGTTGATGGACAAGATGAACTACCTGGAGATTAGCCCGGATTTTGCCAGTCGCTACCTGAATGATGGTTTCAGCGGCGGCGAGAAGAAGCGGGCGGAGATCCTGCAGATGGCGGTGCTGCAGCCCAAGATCGCCATCCTGGATGAGACCGACTCCGGTCTGGATATTGATGCGCTGCGCATTGTCGCTGGCGGCGTCAATCGTCTGATTGGGCCAGATCTGGGCGTCCTGGTGATCACCCACTACAAGCGCATCCTGGACTATATTCGACCCCAGCACATTCACATCATGATGGACGGCCGGATTGTGGAAAGCGGCGGCCCGGAACTGGTTGACGTGCTTGAGGCGACAGGCTACAAACCCCTCTTCGAAAAATACGGCATCGTTCCCACGGAGGAATAACCGATGGTCACGGATCGCCTTTCGCAGGAAGAGCGCGAACTGAAGCGCCTAAACGCTGAATATACCGAGAAGTACGGATTCAGCGATCCGGAGCAGTATGCATTCAAGAGCGGCAAAGGCCTCAACGCCGATGTCGTCCGGGAGATTTCCCGCATCAAAGGCGAGCCGGAATGGATGCTGGAGTACCGTCTGAAGGCGCTGGAGGTCTACCTGGCCAAGCCGGTGCCCACCTGGGGCGCTGATCTCTCCGGGATCAACTATGACGAGATTCACTACTACATCAGGCCCCACGAGCGCGAGGAGCGCACCTGGGATGATGTCCCGGAGAATATCAAGCGGACCTTTGACCGGCTGGGCGTGCCGGAAGCGGAGCGCAAGTTCCTGGCTGGCCTGGGTGCCCAGTATGAATCCGAGATGGTTTACCACAGCATTCGGGAAGACCTGGAAAAGCAGGGCGTGATCTTCCTTTCGATCGATGACGGCCTGAAGAAACACCCGGATCTGTTCCGCGAGTATTTCGGCACGGTGGTGCCGATGACCGATAACAAGTATGCGGCGCTCAATTCGGCGGTGTGGTCGGGCGGGTCGTTTGTGTACGTCCCCAAAGGGGTGCAGGTGCAGATGCCCCTCCAGGCCTACTTCCGCATCAACGCTGAGAGCATGGGGCAGTTTGAGCGCACGCTGATCATCGTTGATGAGGGCGCTTTTATGCATTATGTGGAAGGCTGTACCGCGCCCACCTATAGCCGCGACAGCCTGCACACAGGCGTGATCGAGATCATCGTCAAGCGCGGTGCGCGTTGCCGCTACACGACGATCCAGAACTGGTCGACCAACGTCTATAATCTGGTCACCCAGCGCGCTCTGGTTTACGGCGACGCCACGATGGAGTGGGTCGATGCCAACCTGGGCAGCAAGGTGACGATGAAGTATCCCTCGACGTACCTACTGGAGCCGGGTGCGCATGGTGAAGTGCTTTCCATCGCCTTCGCGGGCGCCGGGCAGCACCAGGATGCCGGCGGTAAGGTCATCCACGCGGCGCCGAATACCTCCAGCCAGATCATCAGCAAGAGCATCTGCAAGGATGGTGGGCGCAGCAGCTACCGGGGCTTGCTCAAGATCCACGAGGGTGCGGAGCGCTCCCGCAGTAATGTCGTCTGTGATGCGCTGCTGCTGGATGGTCATAGTCAGTCCGATACTTATCCCTATATCGAGATCGAAGAGCAGAATGTTCATGTCGGTCACGAAGCGTCGGTCACCAAAGTTAGCGAGGATCAGCTCTTCTATCTGATGAGTCGCGGTCTGAGCGAAGATGAAGCCAATGCGATGGTGGTGGCCGGTTTCATCGAGCCGTTCGTCAAGGAACTGCCGATGGAGTATGCCGTCGAGATGAACCGCCTGATCCGGCTGCAGATGGAAGGCTCGGTCGGGTAGTTTTGCAGGAATATAGCCCTGTGATACGAGGATCGAAGAATGGGAATGAAGGGGCCGCCGTTGGCCCCTTTGTCAAACAGCGCAACAACGAGGAGTTAACATCTGTGACGGTACGAAGCCTGACCCGGACGCCTGCCGCCCCCAGCCTGACTGTGGCGGATGTGGAGGCGCTTAGCAAGCACAACAACGAGCCGCAGTGGCTGCGCGAGCGGCGGCTGACGGCCTGGGAGCTTTACGAGGCGCTGCCCATGCCCTCGACGAGTGATGAGGCGTGGCGGCGGACTGACTATCGTCGGATCAAATGGCGCGAGGCTGGACGGCTGATCATGCCTGCCGGGCGCGCCCCGCTGGAGATGATCCCGGCTCAGCACTATGCGCCACTGCTGGGTGACAGGCAGGGCGGGCTGGTGGCCCATGTTGATGCCAGCGTAGCGACGGCTGAACTGGACCCGGCGCTGGCCGCACAGGGGGTGATCTTCACCGATCTGAACACTGCCGTGCAGCAGTACCCGGAACTCGTTGAACAATACCTGATGACTACGGCCGTCCGGCCTGAGGATGGCAAGTTCGCGGCGCTGCATGGGGCGCTGTGGACACATGGCGTCTTTCTCTATGTCCCGCCCGGTGTGGCTGTGGAATTGCCGCTGCACAGCGTGTTCTATGCCGCTTCCAGCGGGTTGACGCTCGGGCACATCCTGATCGTGCTGGATAGCGGCGCGCAGGTGACGTATATGCACGAGTATGGCTCGCCGACGCTGGAAGAGCAGTCGGCCTTCGTTGGCGCGACCGAGTTGATCGTCGGCCAGGACGCACGCCTGCAGTACGTCGCATTGCAGCACTGGGGCCGTAACATGTACGAGTTCAGCCACCAACGGACGCGCGTCCAGCGCAATGGCACCATCGACTGGGTAATTGGCTCGATGGGCGGCAAGTTATTCAAGGTGTTCATGGAAGTCGACCTGGATGGCGAAGGCAGCACCGGGCGCATGAGCGGCCTGTACTTTGCCGACAAAGACCAGATGATGGACCATGACACCCAGCAGAATCATAACGCGCCGCACACCACCTCTGATCTGCTGTTCAAAGGCGCGCTGATGGACAACGCTCGCAGTGTGTGGCAGGGCATGATCTACGTCGACCCGGTGGCGCAGAAGACGGACGGCTTTCAGGCCAACCGCAACTTGATGTTGAGCCGGACCTGCCGCGCCGACAGCATTCCCGGCCTGGAGATCAAAGCCGATGACGTGCGCTGCACACACGCCGCCACGCTCAGCCAGCTGGACGAAGAGCCGATCTTCTACCTGATGAGTCGTGGTATCCCCCGCAGCGAGGCGGAGAAGCTGGCCGTGGACGGATTCTTTGGCCCGATCATGGAGCGCATCCCGTTTGCAGGCGTGCGGGAACGGCTGCAGGAATCGATTGACGCCAAGCTGCTCGGCCAGGCGGATCAGTAGGTGTAGCGTTGGCTGGTAGCGGCCGCCGGATAGTTCCGCTGAAAAGGTAAAGCGACCCGTGCAACGCACAAGCAAACTCTGGCAGTTACCATGGGTCAGGTCTGGCACAGTGCCGCTGCTCTTCTACACGGCGGCTGCGCTGGGCCTGACCTGTTTTGCTCTGACTTACGCTGAGTTGCCCATAGCAGGCAGGCAGTGCGCATAGTGTCGGATAACACCAGCTGCTGCTTAAATGAAATCTCCCGGCACGCGGGATGGCCTGCTATACTTGCAGAACTGGATTCTGCAGCTTGCTACGGGCCACAGGTGATGAAAACGACGACGGAGCTACGGCTATGAACGCAACGCCTGCGCTGGATGTCCACCGGATTCGCCAGGATTTCCCGATCCTGTACCAGGAAGTTCGTCCCGGCGTCCCGCTGGTATACCTGGATAGCACTGCCACCAGCCAGAAGCCGCGCCAGGTGATCGAGGCGATGAGCCGCTATTACGAGACCACCAATGCCAATGTCCATCGCGGCATCTATACCCTGAGCGAGCAGGCAACCGAGGCGTATGAGGGCGCCCGCAAAAAGATCAGAGCGTTCATCAACGCAGCTTCCTGGCGGGAAATCGTGTTCACCCGTAACACAACGGAAAGCATCAACCTGGTGGCCCAGAGCTGGGGGCGGTCGCGGCTTGGCCCCGATGATGCGGTGGTGATCACGGAGATGGAACACCACTCGAATATCGTCCCCTGGCAACTCCTGCGGGAGCAGACCGGTGTCCGGCTGCTGGTAGTCCCGGTGCTGGATGACGGTACGCTGGATATGGAGGTCTACGATCGCCTGTTGCGCACCGAGCAGGTGCGCTTGGTGGCGGTGACGCATATGTCGAACGTGCTGGGCACGATCAATCCGCTGGAGGAGATGGTGCGTAAGGCTCACACCGCCGGCGCGCTGGTGCTGGCGGATGCCGCCCAGAGTGTGCCCCACCTGCCGGTCGACGTTCAGGCTCTGGATGTGGATTTCCTCGCCTTCAGCGGGCACAAAATGCTGGGGCCGACAGGCATTGGCGTGCTGTACGCCAGGCGCTCATTGTTGGAGGAGATGCCGCCGTATCAGGGCGGGGGCGATATGATCCGGCGCGTTCGCCTGAGCGGGAGCGAATGGAACGAGTTGCCCTACAAGTTTGAAGCGGGTACTCCGGCCATCGCGGAAGGAATCGGGCTGGGGGTGGCAGTTGACTACCTGACCGCAGTCGGGATGGACGCCATCCATACCTATGAGCAGCAGATCACGGCCTATGCGCTGGAGCGACTGGCGGAGGTGCCGGGACTGCGGGTCTACGGCCCGGACGCAGCGCGTAAGGGCGGCGTGGCTGCTTTCACGCTGGATCGCCTGCATCCCCATGATGTCGCCCAGATGCTGGATGTGGAAGGGGTGGCCGTACGGGCCGGGCACCACTGTGCTATGCCCCTGCATGAGCGCTTCGCCATCCCCGCGACCACCCGCGCCAGCTTTTACCTGTATAATACCCTCGAGGAGGTCGACACCCTAATCGAGGCGCTTTACCGGGTGCTGCAGGTCTTCACGGTGTGAGGCAGGCGGGCAGGACTTATGGAAGATTTCTACCGGGAGATGATCATCGACCACGGGCAGAACATGCGCAACCGGGGCGTGTTGCAGCCTGCGGACATTGACTACGAGGACGACAATCCGCTGTGCGGCGACCGGCTGCGTCTGACCGTGCAACTGGATGAACAGGGCCGGGTCAAAGCGGTTGGCTGGGATGGTGAGGGATGCGTCATCAGCCAGGCGTCGGCATCTATGCTTGGGGAGGCGATGATCGGCAAGACCCTGGAGGAGTTGCGCCACTTCAGCAAGCAGGACATTCTGGATAT
The genomic region above belongs to Anaerolineae bacterium and contains:
- a CDS encoding iron-sulfur cluster assembly scaffold protein, translated to MEDFYREMIIDHGQNMRNRGVLQPADIDYEDDNPLCGDRLRLTVQLDEQGRVKAVGWDGEGCVISQASASMLGEAMIGKTLEELRHFSKQDILDMLGIPLTPVRLKCALLSLKVLKAGAYGLTHWTGEDDD